The genomic stretch taaaaatttaattttaaacaaaaataattttaaatttttaaaaaacaggatTTCACACTATTACATTTTATCTCTGCTAAGAGAAAGGCCGTTGATCCTCCATCCACTTTATGGGTTAAAGCTCCTGGTGAAAAGGCTAATTATTTGGGCCTCCGCCTAGATTCCTCAATTGGCCCATCTAGCGATCAAGGGAAAGCATGTTATTCGGAGTGTCTGCTGGAATTAACCCAGCAAAGTTCTATTTGGGCTTCGTTTGGAGGGTTAAGATATTAGAGAGAGGCAAGACTCCCATGCTTGGTTGTTTGATTATGTTTAGTTGTggaatattttctatttttttagaatatttttcagaaatataaaaaaaaaatttactaattgaaaaggaagatTGTTtccttgaaaaatcatttttttctaattctctaattctttgaaaaaaatgataattatcaaaataattgttttttgaatttttcatgaTTAGACATTATGTCACACTATAGTTTTGATTGTAAGGTATCATTGTAGTATATATGTAGTTTATACTTAAAACCTTAAATGTAAtgtgatttttatagttttttaaaacaacattctatatttttttcatttatgattataaaaaaaataatagtaatgttTTCATTTATACctttataaatcaataaattatcgAATTTCTTTTTTGTGCAGTGagttgatattaataaaatacatataaattcatttaaaaaaaaaaaacttaaaaccaaATTCATTATCATGGCTTTGTAGAAATAGTAGGATGATACACTATATTTATGTCTTAAGAGAGAATTCATTTATATCTCTTCCTTAAATGTTTCTTCTATAACCAATAAAACCTTCTATTTGAATTGAAAAGAGTTTTTATtgacattcttcttcttcttctatttatttatttctttgaatttaaacATATTCAAAGAGCAAGTGATGTGATGTAAGTTTGTTTTACCATGAAGCAGTAATCATTGATCATAACATACTGGGTTGTGTTTTTACCTGTGTTTGGGTgtgtttgatataaaaatatattaaattaataattttgatgtgctgatataaaaaataaaaaatattttaatatatttttaaacgaaaaatatttttttaaaacactttgcatcacaataccaaatacataTTTAACAACAAAAGGTAAAGAACAATTATTATGAGATTAACCTAATATTTTAGCAGATACTAATCTCTATGTCCACGCTTCATCACGGGGCTGGactatttcttaaacaaaaaataatatttacatgctaaaaataggtgaaaaaaatataaaaaatcgaGTGGGGGCACATGTGCCGTTAAAATCAAGTGAGTCTCCCGTCAATTTTGGATAGCAAGTGTAGCACATTCATATAAAacattgatgatttttcttgATATCACTTGgtttttatcatcaaaatcTTTTTGGTTCTATCATTTGTATTGTAATTAGAGCTTTAATGTCTATTTGAtgtcctttttctctcttttcttttttatatccaGCTATttgacaatttctttttaacatgTCATGATTTGGAAtagtaataaattattaataatatattttttttttatcaatattttttcaaagaatatTATTTCACCGATATTTAGAACAAATATTGCTAAGAAGCCAAAGTAGCCGCAAATTCTGGctagttttcttttggaaaaagGCACCTCCTGCATGGTATTCAtgctttgattttcttgatggTTGAACCAAACCCTTCCTTGTCGTTTTTTGGATAGTCAACGTTCCCCTCTGACTCCATTAACGTTCCGATTGCTATCACTAGCCAACCTGTCGGCAATATCCAGGAGAGATCAGACAAACATCATGTCTGACGTCGCCAGAGAAGCATggagaaaatatttaattcaacTCCAAGCTAACCCTCATCGGACAGAGGTTATTTAATTCTGGATCGATGTGCTCTTGCTTCCATGAAATTCTTGActttcatttatgttcttagagcttgttttcttgtttcttaTTGTAGTTTGACTCTATCAATCACGGATGTCTCTGCAGGCATTCACTTCTGGGCGTGTAGCCGGGTTCGGTGGTGCCAGGGGCGGAGGAGCATAGAAGATTCCTGGCTCCTCCCTTGGGTTTTGTTAATTCTGAACGAGAGCTGCCCTCTGGAATCTTGATCGAGGTGCCAGGGAATCCACCATTAGCCCAAAATTTGGCATTGAGTTTGAACTGAAATCATTCATCAAATTGTGCTGAAATTTGGGCTGGTACTCCCGTTATTTTTATGCTATGCTTTGTTTGCTTGtttattggaaaataaattattttaaattatttttttataaaaataaattttaaaaagcaaattatatttttatatttagtactGTCAtcaaaattgagtttaaaaaataatttttagtatttagttatgtaataataaataacctggaaaataatttactagttttttcaaatttattaaaaaagctgggatcaaatatgaaaaattaaaaaaaatcaaagggagatgaaattaagaaaatttaattttataaattattttaaataaaataaataaaaaaatagatcaaatctgacagataaaaatactaaaggagcataagtttttttttttaaatctaattttatagattatttcgtgaaaaaaaaataaaaaataaaaaaaatattttgtcatttcaccttattttaaaaaaaaaggttttgaaaaatgtttttcaaagaaaatataagaaaacacctttttatttaataccaattttttctttaatttttccttaaTCAACTTTGTTCAAGGTTaccacacattttttttttttttaaaaaagagtatttttaaaaaaaagtattttcatggaaaaaaaaacagggccTAAAAGTCCTAGAGGCAGatgatcattttaaaattcttgGAAAAATCCATTCGTCACGAGTCTTACGTGCCTTGAACCTAATTAATAGGCGCACATTTAACAACACTTGGATTGGATCCTCTTTCGTAGATAAGAATCCGACGACTAGGACTAAGTTACACGTGTCACACTGTcatgttatttaaaaagatcGTGGTATATtctaaactttaaaatataactaatcAAGCGCATTTAGGAAATAATAGAGTATAGAAACTAGAATAAgatcttaatatttatatagagtAGGAGTACGTGCTcgtaataaatatataataggCATGCACATGAATGTAGGGACATTTGCACGTAGCTAGCTGGCATATAATACGAAAAATTGGATAATTTGTTAGCTGTgtttattaattgtttatttgattGGAGTTGAATGTGACTGAAAATTAAATAGCTTTTTTAAAGCAAGCAATAAATATTTCATCTACCAAGCACGTGATTCGGAGCTTAAagattctttctttatttttttggcttttgattttttttttgacagcaCAAAAGGTTTGTTCATCCAAGTGCAACACAAAGTTTCATGGAAtaacctatttatttttatattttaaaaatatatttttttaaatatttattttattttatttacttcaaattaatattttttttgatatttttaaattattttgatatgttgatatcaaaaatatttttaaaaaataaaaaaaaattattttaatacatttctaaataaaaatattttaaaaaacaaccataattatattttcaaacaggCTTAAATACTGTAAGTAATTACATGAGAATCCTGCACACTAGttccaaatcatttttttacaaaattctgcaggaatatatatatatatatatatatattaagtatttAAGGttgttatagtttttattttttaaagtgttttataaatgttaatacatttctaaataaaaatatttttaaaaaacaaccacaattatatttttaaacatgcttAAATACTGTAAGTAATTACATGAGAATCCCGCACAGTAGttccaaatcatttttttacaaaattctgcaggaatatatatatatatatatatatatatatatatatatatatatttgtattaagtatttgagattgtgatagtttttattttctaaagtgttttataaatgtattttacttttaaaaaatatcaaattaatatattttttagtattttaataattttaatgtgataatataaaaaaaattctgaaaaaaattaatttaatatattttttaaataaaaaatatttttttaaaaaaaaccttacatcattatattaaacatataatatataatatacataCATCATACATACATCCAGGTAGGCAATGAAATGAAAATAGGAGGGGAAGCCgaaatgctttttttatttaacaagttTTTCTACTTTCGTTTAAGATTTTAATGTAATTGAAAGTTTTCCCGAAATCGTGAAAAGAAGGCAAGATAAGGTGCCTTCTTTCATAATTGTCCGAAACTCTTATGGATGATCAGTACTGTGATCACATCATTGGATACAAAGATATCCAAGAGGCTGTTCGGagtatatagtttttttataggaaattcattaaaaaataatatatatatttttaatttttttaaaattattttttatattaacacataaaacaatttaagagtataattaaattaattttaaatattttttttcatgaaacacTGCTTGTAATACAACTTCAAACCACGCCAAAATCTGttcatcaaggaaaaaaaaagaaagataactaATCAGTGTGCACTACGATACAGTCACATTTACTTCAAGAAATAATATGCTACGTACTAAAGTAATTAAATCTAAGcaaagatttataaaaaatatattcataacttaactaattaagtcttgaattttttatttaaaaattattaatttaagttttataaatttaaaaattaataaaaaaattatataattattaatttttagaatctataaaattaatcgagttgaatatttaaaataatatatatatatatatatatatatatattaaagagaaagaagatgaaatagaataataatatatcattatCTTGTTGATGAGACGCAACAAGTACAGAGCAGAAAAAGGAGCACGATAATGCATGCTATTGTTTGACGGCATGCTTTCGAAAACGAGAGTCTTGTCATCTTACAGCTGCACCAAACGCGTGTTTATAATTAAGGGAGTATTTATGAGTTAATGTAGCGAACAGTTAGTGGTTGAAACCAATTTAATGCAGAATCAAATTGTTATATGAGGGCTATAAGACCCTCGCTCACATCCATCAATTTCTCATCAACGCTCGGCCTCGTTCTCctaaaatcacaaacaaaatggTACGTTTTACAAGGGAAGGTGCTTTGTTATCCTTGCTCTGTCTTAATGTGCTCGTAGTGAGCGTGCTTTCTAGAGATGTAGTGGCTGTTCAAAATGAGGACGAGAAGTTCCTAGTTATTGAAAAGGGTGGAGGATTTGGCGGTGGATTTGGCGGAGGAGGTGGTGCAGGTGGCGGGTTTGGGGGCGGAGCAGGTGGGGGCGGGGGTTTTGGTGGTGGAGCAGGTGGGGGTGGGGGATTTGGGGGTGGTGCTGGAGGTGGCGGCGGGTTTGGGGGTGGTGCTGGTGGCGGGATCGGCAATGGTGGTGGCCTTGGGGGTGGGATTGGAAAGGGGGGTGGCCTTGGTGGTGGGATTGGCAAGGGGGGTGGGATTGGAGGTGGAATTGGCAAAGGAGGAGGTCTAGGTGGAGGGATTGGGAAAGGTGGTGGACTCGGAGGTGGCATTGGGAAAGGTGGAGGATTAGGTGGTGGAATTGGCAAAGGTGGGGGATTAGGAGGTGGAATTGGTAAGGGAGGGGGAGTTGGCGGTGGGATTGGGAAAGGAGGAGGTCTAGGTGGAGGGATTGGAAAAGGAGGTGGCATTGGTGGAGGAATTGGGAAAGGTGGTGGACTCGGAGGTGGCATTGGAAAAGGTGGAGGATTAGGTGGAGGAATTGGCAAAGGTGGGGGATTAGGAGGTGGGATTGGTAAGGGAGGGGGAGTTGGCGGTGGCATTGGGAAAGGAGGAGGTCTAGGTGGAGGGATTGGAAAAGGAGGTGGACTCGGAGGTGGCATTGGGAAAGGTGGAGGATTAGGTGGTGGAATTGGCAAAGGAGGGGGAGTTGGCGGTGGGATTGGGAAAGGAGGAGGTCTAGGTGGAGGGATTGGAAAAGGAGGTGGCATTGGTGGGGGTATTGGGAAAGGTGGTGGACTTGGAGGTGGCATTGGGAAAGGTGGGGGATTAGGAGGTGGCATTGGGAAAGGAGGAGGTCTAGGTGGAGGGATTGGAAAGGGTGGTGGTGTTGGTGGTGGGATTGGAAAAGGAGGTGGTATTGGTGGAGGTTTTGGGAAAGGTGGAGGAGTAGGTGGTGGTTTTGGAGGTGGATCTGGTGGTGGGATTGGTGGTGGGTTTGGAAAAGGTGGAGGTGTTGGAGGAGGAATAGGAGGTGGTTCTGGCGG from Populus alba chromosome 8, ASM523922v2, whole genome shotgun sequence encodes the following:
- the LOC118054048 gene encoding uncharacterized protein, with product MVRFTREGALLSLLCLNVLVVSVLSRDVVAVQNEDEKFLVIEKGGGFGGGFGGGGGAGGGFGGGAGGGGGFGGGAGGGGGFGGGAGGGGGFGGGAGGGIGNGGGLGGGIGKGGGLGGGIGKGGGIGGGIGKGGGLGGGIGKGGGLGGGIGKGGGLGGGIGKGGGLGGGIGKGGGVGGGIGKGGGLGGGIGKGGGIGGGIGKGGGLGGGIGKGGGLGGGIGKGGGLGGGIGKGGGVGGGIGKGGGLGGGIGKGGGLGGGIGKGGGLGGGIGKGGGVGGGIGKGGGLGGGIGKGGGIGGGIGKGGGLGGGIGKGGGLGGGIGKGGGLGGGIGKGGGVGGGIGKGGGIGGGFGKGGGVGGGFGGGSGGGIGGGFGKGGGVGGGIGGGSGGGFGGGGGSGGGFGGGGGFGGGGGGGIGHH